The following proteins are co-located in the Leptodactylus fuscus isolate aLepFus1 chromosome 8, aLepFus1.hap2, whole genome shotgun sequence genome:
- the LOC142216797 gene encoding uncharacterized protein LOC142216797 gives MGDQSLELERSSLDSQTMHTGHMGSMRTAVPMNITSSLASGLSHYVTNSSVLHPNNNIHNDSADIDQSDERIGLHKHSGIAATADQIHAPNTHVVYSEGHHNANTSDHDLLTSTKASTSTAFRHNRTETAFHSPKLTPSGAHCLPVPINLPFCHNLGIETFMLPNYVNHTSVLEVQAALHDWEGLLKSHCHRYLEWFFCLLLVPRCNPSSFSLVLPPGPCRGFCKFLQDSCWDLLKGAHLPVSCDSLPEEDSGVPCVYIHFSIGSETIEVSNSSERSGKWLHSSQLSAEHTV, from the coding sequence ATGGGAGACCAAAGCTTGGAATTAGAAAGATCATCACTGGACTCGCAGACAATGCACACGGGTCACATGGGCAGCATGCGCACTGCGGTTCCGATGAATATAACCAGCTCTCTTGCCAGTGGCCTATCCCATTATGTGACAAATTCCTCAGTGTTACATCCAAATAATAATATTCATAATGATTCTGCTGATATAGATCAGTCGGATGAGAGAATTGGCCTCCATAAACATTCTGGGATAGCTGCCACTGCTGACCAAATTCATGCTCCTAATACACATGTAGTATATTCAGAGGGACATCATAACGCCAATACTTCTGATCATGATTTACTAACCAGCACTAAAGCTTCTACCTCTACAGCTTTTAGACATAATCGCACAGAGACTGCTTTTCATTCACCCAAATTGACTCCATCAGGTGCTCATTGCTTGCCTGTCCCCATCAACTTGCCATTCTGCCACAATTTGGGAATTGAAACTTTTATGCTACCAAATTATGTGAATCATACCAGTGTGCTGGAAGTTCAGGCTGCTTTGCATGATTGGGAGGGGCTTCTTAAATCTCATTGTCACCGCTACCTGGAATGGTTTTTCTGTTTACTGCTGGTTCCAAGGTGTAATCCTTCCTCCTTCTCCTTAGTGTTGCCCCCGGGCCCGTGCCGGGGGTTTTGTAAGTTTCTACAGGATTCCTGCTGGGACCTTCTGAAGGGAGCACATCTTCCCGTGTCATGTGACTCTCTCCCTGAGGAGGATTCCGGGGTTCCTTGTGTGTATATTCATTTTTCCATAGGTTCAGAGACCATTGAAGTCTCTAATTCTTCTGAGAGGTCAGGTAAGTGGCTTCACAGTAGTCAGTTGTCAGCAGAACATACTGTGTAG